In Deinococcus maricopensis DSM 21211, one genomic interval encodes:
- a CDS encoding ExeM/NucH family extracellular endonuclease: MLNFSHAATRRAAPYALLTGALLLSACGQQAPAPTTGSTTTSVRLLSIPTQVKLVTLDVTGKDSSTQNDSRTYTATLEGGVASINLSNVAKGAYTLVARGYDDADRQVTLYKTTVDVNLKDATPVVLRMNRVTSAITVNALGLSSKSDVVIARVGGLEARLNVQGTTATGTVQGVPSGRDLSVLVQGLDQSGAVQQQGNATTILSESDVTTSVTLKDVAAPAPTITAVTAPESVKKNDPFSVRVQAQGDGLAGARVEWGDGSSDTYPLTGSVLDATYTHVFSAPGARNVSVTVTNASGTSGRAVRTVNVIDTTDTPVSIDLGADITPATLEVTGVPAGAQRVNATVTAPVGAQALRRQDLKRGYTLELIPRANGTWSATLGLPAGFTYGVTYRAISADGTGTDGSTQSVTPTLGQPNVFSAPFTASGSVSCPAPGGTLTTIGAVQGSGATSPLVGQGVTVRGIVTLDAQSGLRGFYLQDLMPDANPDTSDGVFVYTGAAPQTVKAGDVVQFTATVKEFKGASDKLPGTGTQLDTLQNVSFCGTTTVPAPVTLSFPLANASDLERYEGMRVTIPTPLTVTDNYTLGRYGELGLSSGGRVFNPTNGQPGTVDAARRTIRLDDLNTAQNPASVPYLTGSDVTATRRTGDTVTGLTGVVHYANDAYKIQPTTAPVFESANPRQDTPKAVGGTLKVAGANVLNYFTTFGSNDRGANSAYEFARQKAKIVAALKGLDADVVTLMEIQNDSDAALNDLTGALNAAYGQNVYAALSTGKVGTDAIRVAMIYKPARVTLVGAPRIDQNSVYSRPPVAQTFRDLSSGGTFTVIANHFKSKGSCPNSGDTDNGQGCWNTLRVQQAQAVLAFAEQLRASTGDPDVLIMGDLNAYGDEDPIRTLVAGGFESLNKRIPAEDRYSYQFSGQFGYLDHALASTALAGQVTGITEWHINSDEPVFLDYNVEFKNNPECKSTTCTTPDLYAPTAFRASDHDPVLVGLNLTADSAEQPLGVTLSAPGTATTGQAYTVTVSAPGNPSSVQVNWGDGATDTLTGGATTATHTYATAGTYTVTATAERDGTTRTAASTVTVTDATTPTPSGHVVISQVATAGPAGASDEYIELYNPTSANVNLSGCKLVYRSAAGTSDTNLSAALSANLPAGKYWLAAGSAYPGTADAKFSAGLSATAGGVALICNDAVVDSVGYGTATNAFVEGAAAPAPSSTQAIFRANGADTDNNKADFQAAARNPRTSSH; the protein is encoded by the coding sequence ATGTTGAACTTTTCACACGCGGCCACCCGCCGCGCGGCCCCGTACGCCCTCCTGACCGGTGCGCTGCTGCTGTCCGCGTGCGGGCAGCAGGCCCCCGCCCCCACGACGGGCTCCACCACCACCAGCGTGCGCCTGCTCTCCATCCCCACCCAGGTGAAGCTCGTGACGCTGGACGTCACCGGCAAGGACAGCAGCACCCAGAATGACTCCCGCACCTACACCGCCACGCTGGAGGGTGGTGTGGCGTCCATCAACCTCAGCAACGTTGCCAAGGGCGCCTACACCCTCGTCGCGCGCGGCTACGACGACGCCGACCGGCAGGTCACGCTCTACAAAACCACTGTGGACGTGAACCTCAAGGACGCCACCCCCGTCGTGCTCCGCATGAACCGCGTAACGAGCGCCATCACCGTGAACGCCCTCGGGCTCAGCAGCAAGAGCGACGTCGTCATCGCCCGGGTCGGCGGCCTCGAAGCGCGCCTGAACGTGCAGGGCACCACCGCGACCGGCACCGTGCAGGGCGTGCCCAGCGGCCGCGACCTGAGCGTCCTCGTGCAGGGCCTCGACCAGAGTGGTGCGGTGCAGCAGCAGGGGAATGCCACCACCATACTGTCCGAAAGTGACGTCACCACCAGCGTGACCCTCAAGGACGTCGCCGCACCCGCCCCCACCATCACAGCCGTCACCGCGCCCGAAAGCGTCAAGAAGAACGACCCCTTCAGCGTGCGCGTGCAGGCGCAGGGCGACGGCCTGGCGGGCGCGCGCGTGGAATGGGGCGACGGCAGCAGCGACACCTACCCGCTCACCGGCAGCGTCCTGGACGCCACCTACACGCACGTGTTCAGCGCGCCCGGCGCCCGCAACGTCAGCGTCACCGTCACGAACGCCAGCGGCACGTCCGGCCGCGCCGTCCGCACCGTGAACGTCATCGACACGACCGACACGCCCGTCAGCATCGACCTCGGCGCGGACATCACGCCCGCCACCCTCGAAGTGACCGGCGTGCCCGCCGGCGCGCAGCGCGTGAACGCCACCGTGACCGCCCCGGTCGGCGCGCAGGCGCTGCGCCGCCAGGACCTCAAGCGCGGGTACACCCTCGAACTGATCCCGCGCGCGAACGGCACGTGGAGCGCCACGCTCGGCCTGCCCGCCGGGTTCACGTACGGCGTCACGTACCGCGCCATCAGCGCCGACGGCACTGGCACCGACGGGAGCACGCAGAGCGTCACGCCCACGCTGGGCCAACCGAACGTTTTCAGCGCGCCGTTCACGGCGAGCGGCAGCGTCAGTTGCCCCGCGCCCGGCGGGACCCTCACCACCATCGGCGCGGTGCAGGGCAGCGGCGCGACCAGCCCGCTCGTCGGCCAGGGCGTCACCGTGCGCGGCATCGTCACGCTTGACGCGCAGAGCGGCCTGCGCGGCTTCTACCTGCAGGACCTCATGCCCGACGCGAATCCCGACACCAGCGACGGCGTGTTCGTGTACACCGGCGCCGCCCCGCAGACCGTCAAGGCCGGTGACGTCGTGCAGTTCACGGCCACCGTCAAGGAATTCAAGGGCGCGAGCGACAAGCTGCCCGGCACCGGCACGCAGCTCGACACGCTTCAGAACGTAAGCTTCTGCGGCACCACCACCGTGCCCGCGCCCGTCACGCTCAGCTTCCCGCTCGCGAACGCCAGCGACCTCGAACGGTACGAGGGCATGCGTGTGACCATCCCCACCCCCCTGACCGTCACGGACAACTACACCCTCGGCCGCTACGGCGAGCTGGGCCTCAGCAGCGGCGGGCGCGTGTTCAACCCCACCAACGGCCAGCCCGGCACCGTGGACGCCGCGCGGCGCACCATCCGCCTCGACGACCTGAACACCGCCCAGAACCCCGCGAGCGTTCCGTACCTCACGGGCAGTGACGTCACCGCCACGCGCCGCACCGGCGACACCGTCACCGGCCTGACCGGCGTCGTGCACTACGCGAACGACGCGTACAAGATTCAGCCCACCACGGCCCCAGTGTTCGAGAGCGCCAACCCCCGTCAGGACACGCCCAAAGCGGTCGGCGGCACCCTGAAGGTCGCGGGCGCGAACGTCCTGAATTACTTCACGACGTTCGGCAGCAACGACCGCGGCGCGAACAGCGCGTACGAGTTCGCGCGTCAGAAAGCCAAGATCGTCGCCGCCCTCAAGGGCCTCGACGCGGACGTCGTCACGCTCATGGAAATCCAGAACGACAGCGACGCCGCCCTGAACGACCTCACGGGCGCCCTGAACGCCGCGTACGGCCAGAACGTGTACGCCGCGCTGTCCACCGGTAAGGTCGGCACGGACGCCATCCGCGTCGCCATGATCTACAAGCCCGCCCGCGTGACCCTGGTGGGGGCGCCGCGCATCGACCAGAACAGCGTGTATTCCCGGCCACCCGTCGCGCAGACCTTCCGCGACCTGAGCAGCGGCGGCACCTTCACGGTCATCGCCAACCACTTCAAGAGCAAGGGCAGCTGCCCGAACAGTGGCGACACCGACAACGGTCAGGGCTGCTGGAACACCCTGCGCGTCCAGCAGGCCCAGGCGGTCCTCGCGTTCGCGGAACAGCTGCGCGCCAGCACCGGCGACCCGGACGTCCTGATCATGGGGGACCTGAACGCCTACGGCGACGAGGACCCCATCCGCACGCTCGTGGCGGGCGGCTTCGAGAGCCTCAACAAACGCATCCCCGCCGAGGACCGCTACAGCTACCAGTTCAGCGGCCAGTTCGGGTACCTCGACCACGCCCTCGCCAGCACCGCCCTCGCGGGGCAGGTCACGGGCATCACCGAGTGGCACATCAACAGCGACGAGCCGGTGTTCCTCGACTACAACGTCGAATTCAAGAACAACCCTGAGTGCAAGAGCACGACCTGCACCACGCCCGACCTGTACGCCCCCACGGCGTTCCGCGCGAGCGACCACGACCCCGTCCTTGTCGGCCTGAACCTCACGGCGGACAGCGCCGAACAGCCGCTCGGCGTGACCCTCAGCGCCCCCGGCACCGCCACGACCGGCCAGGCGTACACCGTGACGGTGAGCGCGCCAGGGAACCCCAGCAGCGTCCAGGTCAATTGGGGTGACGGCGCCACCGATACCCTCACCGGCGGCGCGACGACCGCCACGCACACCTACGCCACCGCAGGCACGTACACCGTGACGGCCACCGCCGAACGCGACGGCACCACCAGGACCGCCGCCAGCACCGTGACGGTCACCGACGCGACCACGCCCACGCCGAGCGGGCACGTGGTCATCAGCCAGGTGGCGACCGCCGGTCCAGCCGGCGCGAGCGACGAGTACATCGAGCTGTACAACCCGACCAGCGCGAACGTGAACCTGAGCGGCTGCAAACTGGTGTACCGCTCGGCGGCCGGCACGTCCGACACGAACCTCAGTGCGGCGCTCAGCGCGAACCTGCCCGCCGGGAAGTACTGGCTGGCGGCAGGCAGCGCCTACCCGGGCACGGCCGACGCGAAATTCTCCGCCGGACTGTCCGCCACGGCCGGCGGCGTGGCCCTGATCTGCAACGACGCCGTTGTGGACAGCGTCGGGTACGGCACGGCCACCAACGCCTTCGTGGAGGGCGCGGCGGCGCC